A stretch of the Bacillus licheniformis DSM 13 = ATCC 14580 genome encodes the following:
- a CDS encoding dicarboxylate/amino acid:cation symporter, whose protein sequence is MKFGLLPRIITAIVLGVIVGSFAPLWFVKTAATFNDIFGSFIKFVIPFIIIAFIIPGIGQIGSGAGKILGITAGIAYTSTIFAGLLAYLVGSNLLPAIISGHQLQEFKNPEEVLQAGFFTIEMTPFMSVMSALIFAFIMGIGIAYLPGKTLKNAFDEFQTIVEKLISYIIIPLLPVHIFGIFTNMTFGGQVQTILSVFAKVFVMIIVLHLVILLIQYSVAGAANGRNPLSLLKIVAPAYFTALGTQSSAATIPVTLRQVRKTGASQKVADFAVPLLANIHLSGSTITLTSCAMGVMILNGQTPTFSVMMPFILMLGVTMVAAPGAPGGAVMAAAGLLQSMLGFNETSVSLMIALYLAQDSLGTATNVTGDGALTMLIHRLTSKKGIGKEENVPA, encoded by the coding sequence ATGAAATTTGGATTACTGCCAAGGATCATTACGGCAATTGTTCTTGGTGTTATCGTCGGAAGCTTTGCTCCGCTTTGGTTCGTCAAAACGGCAGCTACTTTCAATGATATTTTTGGAAGCTTCATTAAATTTGTCATTCCTTTTATTATTATCGCTTTTATTATTCCCGGCATCGGACAAATCGGCAGCGGCGCCGGAAAAATCCTCGGCATTACGGCAGGTATCGCCTACACGTCAACCATTTTTGCAGGCCTCCTGGCGTACCTTGTCGGTTCAAACCTTCTTCCCGCGATCATTTCCGGCCATCAGCTGCAGGAGTTTAAAAATCCGGAAGAAGTACTGCAAGCAGGATTTTTCACCATTGAAATGACGCCGTTTATGAGCGTGATGAGCGCACTGATTTTTGCTTTCATCATGGGGATCGGCATCGCTTATCTGCCCGGAAAAACATTAAAAAACGCGTTTGATGAATTTCAAACGATCGTTGAAAAGCTGATATCATATATTATTATTCCGTTACTGCCTGTTCATATTTTCGGTATTTTCACCAATATGACGTTCGGCGGTCAGGTGCAGACGATTCTATCCGTATTTGCGAAAGTTTTCGTGATGATTATCGTGCTTCACCTTGTCATACTCTTGATTCAGTACTCCGTTGCGGGTGCTGCAAACGGCAGAAATCCGCTGTCGCTGTTGAAAATCGTAGCACCGGCATACTTCACCGCGCTCGGCACACAATCGTCAGCGGCAACGATTCCCGTTACGCTGAGACAAGTCAGAAAAACGGGGGCAAGCCAAAAAGTGGCTGACTTCGCCGTTCCGCTCCTGGCCAACATTCATTTGTCAGGAAGCACAATTACACTGACAAGCTGTGCAATGGGCGTGATGATTCTAAACGGTCAAACGCCGACTTTTTCGGTCATGATGCCGTTCATTTTAATGCTTGGCGTCACAATGGTCGCAGCGCCCGGTGCACCAGGCGGTGCCGTCATGGCCGCTGCCGGATTGTTGCAGTCGATGCTCGGCTTTAATGAAACTAGCGTATCGTTGATGATCGCTCTTTACCTTGCCCAGGACAGCTTGGGCACAGCAACGAACGTAACAGGAGACGGCGCTCTCACCATGCTGATTCACAGGCTGACTTCCAAAAAAGGAATCGGAAAAGAGGAAAATGTGCCTGCATAA
- a CDS encoding DUF2584 domain-containing protein gives MGMPVEFNTMIVTKGKETRVEENVFTLEKEGYRVYPLHVPLEVRKTKRGDITGTAQAERLEWSDGRTHLTYRLVSLNSTN, from the coding sequence GTGGGAATGCCAGTTGAATTTAACACGATGATTGTGACAAAAGGAAAAGAAACGCGGGTTGAGGAAAATGTGTTTACACTCGAGAAAGAAGGTTATCGGGTTTACCCTCTTCATGTGCCGCTTGAAGTCAGAAAGACCAAGCGGGGCGACATTACCGGCACCGCGCAGGCGGAGCGCCTTGAATGGTCAGACGGACGGACTCATTTAACATACAGGCTCGTATCATTAAATTCCACGAATTAA
- a CDS encoding alpha/beta hydrolase family protein, translated as MWIEKRRFPSPNKEVRLFSVTYLSQGLKVKGLLAEPAAPGNYDGFLYLRGGIKNVGMVRPGRIVQFASQGFVVLAPFYRGNQGGEGDEDFAGNDREDAFAAFRLLQKHELVKDGRVHIFGFSRGGIMGILTAIEMKAAAASFVSWGGVSDMVMTYRERKDLRRMMKRVIGGTPEKVPEAYEWRTPFDELEKIEAPVLLIHGANDENVSIEHARRLERELLRRNKSVDTWYFSQYTHYFPPRENRRIVRELSQWMKSRPWTSYGKLK; from the coding sequence ATGTGGATAGAAAAAAGAAGGTTTCCATCGCCGAACAAAGAGGTGCGTCTGTTTTCCGTCACATACCTTTCACAAGGACTCAAGGTTAAGGGGCTTTTGGCCGAACCGGCCGCTCCCGGAAATTATGACGGGTTTTTGTATTTGCGCGGCGGAATTAAAAACGTCGGGATGGTCAGACCGGGCCGAATCGTCCAGTTCGCTTCACAGGGCTTTGTCGTTCTTGCTCCGTTTTACAGGGGCAATCAAGGAGGAGAAGGCGATGAGGATTTTGCAGGTAATGACCGGGAAGATGCTTTTGCCGCTTTTCGTCTTCTTCAGAAGCACGAACTGGTAAAGGACGGACGCGTTCACATTTTTGGCTTTTCCCGCGGCGGAATCATGGGCATCTTAACGGCAATCGAAATGAAAGCAGCGGCCGCTTCGTTTGTGTCTTGGGGCGGTGTCAGCGACATGGTCATGACCTATCGCGAACGAAAAGATTTGCGGCGGATGATGAAGCGGGTCATCGGCGGGACGCCTGAAAAGGTTCCCGAAGCGTATGAATGGAGGACGCCTTTTGACGAGCTGGAGAAGATTGAAGCGCCCGTGCTTTTGATCCACGGAGCAAACGATGAAAATGTCTCCATCGAGCATGCGCGGCGTCTTGAGCGTGAACTTCTGCGAAGGAACAAGTCTGTGGATACGTGGTATTTCAGCCAATATACCCACTATTTTCCTCCGCGCGAAAACAGGCGGATTGTTAGAGAATTATCCCAATGGATGAAAAGCCGTCCTTGGACAAGTTATGGTAAACTAAAGTAA
- a CDS encoding ABC transporter substrate-binding protein — protein MKRFFFTILSFIMMLFILASCGGQKTEKIRLAEVTRSVFYTPLYIALSEGFFKEEGLDVELKTTWGGDKTMTALLSNGADIALVGSETSIYVNAQGASDPVINFAQLTQTDGTFLVSRNDSGHFSWDDLKDKTFLGQRKGGMPQMAGEFVLKQKGIDPKKDVDLIQTIDFANIANSFASGTGDYVQLFEPQASIFEREGIGRIVASFGKESGRIPYTTFMAKQSYLTKNKEAVEKFTRAVYKAQQWVETHSAKEAAESIQDYFKDTELSIIASSIERYKQQQSFALDPVLDEKEWNQLQTIMDEAGELPKRTPHQKLVNTKIAEKVTKNY, from the coding sequence TTGAAACGTTTCTTTTTTACCATATTATCCTTCATCATGATGCTGTTTATCCTCGCTTCATGCGGCGGACAAAAGACCGAAAAGATCCGTCTGGCGGAAGTGACCCGTTCCGTTTTCTATACGCCTTTATATATCGCCTTATCTGAAGGTTTTTTTAAAGAAGAAGGCCTTGATGTTGAACTGAAAACGACCTGGGGCGGAGATAAAACGATGACTGCCCTTCTGTCAAACGGCGCCGATATTGCGCTTGTCGGCTCGGAAACGTCAATATACGTAAATGCCCAGGGCGCAAGCGATCCGGTGATTAATTTTGCACAGCTTACCCAGACGGACGGAACCTTCCTCGTCTCCAGGAACGATTCGGGGCATTTCAGCTGGGATGATTTGAAAGACAAAACGTTCCTTGGCCAGCGCAAAGGCGGAATGCCGCAGATGGCAGGCGAATTTGTCCTCAAACAGAAAGGCATCGATCCTAAAAAGGATGTGGATCTGATCCAAACGATTGATTTCGCGAATATCGCAAACAGCTTTGCATCTGGTACAGGTGATTATGTTCAATTATTTGAACCCCAGGCATCCATTTTTGAAAGAGAAGGCATCGGCCGCATTGTCGCCTCCTTCGGAAAAGAATCGGGCCGAATCCCATATACAACTTTTATGGCCAAACAAAGCTATTTAACGAAAAACAAAGAAGCGGTCGAAAAGTTCACCCGCGCGGTTTACAAAGCGCAGCAGTGGGTTGAGACGCACTCTGCAAAAGAAGCAGCCGAAAGCATTCAAGATTATTTTAAAGATACCGAGCTTTCAATCATTGCATCTTCAATCGAACGGTATAAACAACAACAGTCTTTTGCTCTTGATCCTGTTTTGGATGAAAAAGAATGGAACCAGCTTCAAACCATCATGGATGAAGCCGGCGAGCTGCCGAAGCGCACCCCTCATCAAAAGCTGGTCAATACAAAGATCGCCGAAAAGGTCACAAAAAATTACTAG
- a CDS encoding ABC transporter ATP-binding protein, producing MSFLQVQDVTHTYFSLKEKTAALENVSIEVEKGEFVSFLGPSGCGKTTLLSIIAGIVSPTEGRVLVEGRTPDGKDRHIGYMLQQDYLFPWKTIEENVLIGLHISKKLGPETKETALGLLKKFGLYEVEKKYPKELSGGMRQRAALARTLAVDPDILLLDEPFSALDYQTKLNLEDLVFNTLKTYQKTAVLVTHDIGEAIAMSDRILLFSKQPGTIHKTFAVPEPIRKLTPFEARQEPEFQPLFQNIWKELNDLEQQTSETKS from the coding sequence GTGTCTTTTCTGCAAGTTCAGGATGTCACACATACTTACTTTTCATTGAAGGAAAAAACAGCGGCGCTGGAAAACGTCAGCATTGAAGTCGAAAAAGGCGAATTTGTTTCGTTTCTCGGCCCAAGCGGATGCGGCAAAACAACGCTTTTATCGATCATCGCCGGCATCGTTTCCCCCACGGAAGGACGCGTCTTGGTTGAAGGGCGCACACCTGATGGAAAGGATCGGCACATCGGTTATATGCTCCAGCAGGATTATTTATTTCCCTGGAAAACCATTGAGGAAAACGTCTTAATCGGTTTGCACATTTCCAAAAAACTAGGCCCGGAAACGAAGGAAACCGCTCTCGGCCTGCTGAAAAAATTCGGGCTTTACGAGGTTGAAAAAAAGTATCCAAAAGAGCTCTCGGGCGGCATGAGGCAAAGGGCGGCGCTTGCCCGCACTCTCGCTGTCGACCCCGATATCCTTCTGCTTGATGAACCTTTTTCAGCCCTTGACTATCAGACAAAATTGAACCTCGAAGATTTAGTGTTCAACACGTTAAAGACGTATCAAAAAACAGCGGTGCTCGTGACCCATGATATCGGTGAAGCGATAGCGATGAGCGACCGGATTCTGCTATTTTCAAAGCAGCCGGGCACTATCCATAAAACATTTGCCGTTCCTGAACCGATCAGGAAGCTGACACCGTTTGAAGCGAGGCAGGAACCGGAATTTCAGCCCCTCTTTCAGAACATATGGAAGGAGCTCAATGACCTTGAACAACAAACATCCGAAACCAAAAGTTGA
- a CDS encoding ABC transporter permease — MTLNNKHPKPKVDFLHEAFLKEQQAEKRRVRFFQIAIFIVFFSLWETASRLAWIDPLIFSSPSAVWALFLEKMGDGSLPGHIGVTVFETILGFLAGTLLGTFLAALLWWFPRLSKILDPYLVVLNAMPKVALGPILIVAIGPSLTSIIAMGAIISVIITTIVVYTSFQEIDENYLKVMKTFGATKREIFKEVILPASIPTIISTLKVNVGLSWVGVIVGEFLVSAQGLGYMIIYGFQVFNFNLVMLSLLIIAVFATLMYQGVELLERKWMKGRV, encoded by the coding sequence ATGACCTTGAACAACAAACATCCGAAACCAAAAGTTGACTTCCTTCATGAGGCTTTTTTAAAGGAGCAGCAGGCCGAAAAAAGGCGGGTCCGCTTTTTTCAAATCGCGATTTTCATCGTTTTCTTTTCGCTGTGGGAAACCGCAAGCCGTCTGGCATGGATCGATCCGCTGATCTTCAGCTCTCCTTCAGCCGTCTGGGCGCTTTTCCTCGAAAAAATGGGAGACGGATCATTGCCGGGACATATCGGTGTAACCGTATTTGAAACCATCCTCGGCTTTCTGGCCGGAACATTGCTTGGAACTTTTCTAGCCGCCCTCTTATGGTGGTTCCCGAGGCTCTCCAAAATATTAGATCCGTATCTTGTCGTCTTAAATGCGATGCCGAAAGTGGCGCTGGGTCCCATTCTCATCGTTGCGATCGGCCCCAGCTTGACGAGCATTATTGCAATGGGCGCCATCATCAGCGTTATCATTACGACTATCGTCGTCTATACGTCCTTTCAAGAAATTGATGAAAACTATTTAAAAGTGATGAAAACATTCGGCGCTACGAAACGCGAGATTTTCAAAGAAGTCATTTTGCCCGCTTCCATTCCGACGATCATATCTACACTGAAGGTCAATGTCGGCTTGAGCTGGGTCGGTGTCATCGTAGGAGAATTTTTAGTATCGGCTCAAGGCCTCGGCTATATGATCATCTACGGCTTTCAAGTCTTTAATTTCAACCTCGTCATGCTGAGCCTCCTGATCATCGCCGTCTTCGCAACATTGATGTATCAAGGTGTCGAGCTGTTGGAAAGAAAGTGGATGAAAGGCAGAGTATAA
- the ytkD gene encoding RNA deprotection pyrophosphohydrolase, which produces MYEFKDFYRNTVQLSFEKEPFSKEPKHVWVICRYEDQWLLTNHKDRGREFPGGKVEPSENAEEAALREVKEETGAVVRKLTYLGQYKVLGREKVIVKNIYFADIEKIEKQQTYYETNGPVLLKSLPKDIAKNKNYSFIMKDSVLTISLEKLKKAGIIK; this is translated from the coding sequence ATGTACGAATTTAAAGATTTTTACCGTAATACGGTTCAGCTTTCTTTTGAGAAGGAACCTTTTTCAAAAGAACCAAAGCATGTATGGGTGATCTGCCGTTACGAGGATCAATGGCTGCTGACAAATCATAAGGACAGGGGCCGTGAATTCCCCGGCGGCAAAGTCGAACCGAGCGAAAACGCTGAGGAAGCGGCTTTGCGGGAAGTGAAGGAAGAAACGGGCGCTGTCGTAAGAAAGCTGACCTATCTCGGACAATATAAAGTTCTTGGCAGGGAGAAAGTGATCGTCAAAAATATTTATTTTGCCGATATCGAAAAGATAGAAAAACAGCAGACGTACTATGAGACGAATGGTCCTGTTTTGCTGAAGAGCCTCCCGAAGGATATCGCAAAAAACAAAAATTACAGTTTTATTATGAAAGATTCCGTCCTGACGATCAGTCTTGAAAAGCTGAAAAAGGCCGGCATCATCAAATAA
- a CDS encoding phage holin family protein codes for MFKDLSIFSLFTIGLSAIGFLFGRIEYLFMILITLMGIEFVSKSLNECVEDRFTIKRLFTRLAKKLVTLFLISVAHLFDQMLQTGSSIRDFSIMFYILYEAFQIVSTAHSLGIPVPQMLLDILNTIKEKLRGKP; via the coding sequence ATGTTTAAGGACTTAAGCATCTTTTCGCTCTTTACAATTGGTTTATCGGCCATCGGATTTTTGTTTGGCCGAATCGAATATTTATTTATGATCTTAATTACGCTGATGGGCATTGAATTTGTCAGCAAAAGCTTGAACGAATGTGTGGAAGATCGATTTACAATTAAGAGGCTGTTTACAAGGCTGGCGAAAAAATTGGTTACGCTCTTTCTGATATCCGTTGCCCACCTTTTTGATCAAATGCTGCAAACAGGCAGTTCGATCCGCGATTTTTCTATTATGTTTTATATTTTATATGAAGCGTTTCAAATCGTGAGCACGGCTCATTCGTTAGGAATCCCCGTGCCGCAGATGTTATTGGACATTTTAAATACCATAAAGGAAAAACTCCGGGGAAAGCCGTAA
- a CDS encoding Dps family protein: MSEKLKATVNKQVANWTVLYVKLHNYHWYVKGKDFFTLHEKFEELYTEAAEHIDDLAERLLAIQGSPVGTMKECLEMSAIKEADGSESAEQMVQNIYNDFLTVAEELKSGMELADEVNDETTGDMLLAIHQSIEKHNWMLKAYLG, encoded by the coding sequence ATGTCTGAAAAATTGAAAGCAACCGTCAACAAACAAGTCGCGAACTGGACCGTTCTATATGTGAAGCTACATAATTATCATTGGTATGTGAAAGGGAAAGATTTCTTTACGCTGCATGAAAAATTCGAAGAGCTTTACACAGAAGCGGCAGAGCATATCGATGATTTGGCTGAACGCCTATTGGCCATACAGGGCTCTCCGGTCGGAACGATGAAGGAATGCCTGGAAATGTCCGCGATTAAAGAAGCGGACGGAAGCGAGTCTGCTGAACAAATGGTGCAAAATATTTATAATGACTTTTTAACGGTGGCTGAGGAGCTGAAAAGCGGAATGGAGCTTGCCGATGAAGTCAACGATGAAACGACGGGAGACATGCTGCTCGCGATTCATCAATCGATCGAAAAACACAACTGGATGCTGAAAGCCTACTTAGGGTAA
- the ytzI gene encoding YtzI protein, whose translation MILFWIIVGILITGAVLAISLVTTSKAYDFKHEVDPLPSREEEQPHQ comes from the coding sequence ATGATCCTCTTTTGGATTATTGTAGGAATTCTGATCACCGGCGCCGTTCTGGCCATATCGCTTGTCACAACATCAAAAGCTTATGACTTCAAGCATGAAGTCGATCCCCTCCCGTCGCGGGAAGAAGAACAGCCCCATCAATGA
- a CDS encoding FixH family protein, which produces MRFGKWFILLCLAVGLSACSQGDKQAASDEEPKVLTAKLATPESAAKNEKAVIKATVLYGEEPVADADEVEFECWKAGSKEDSELIKAKNEGKGVYSMEKAFPEDGHYKVQVHVTAKKQHTMPVADIKVGKATDETDEDEKEEAHHH; this is translated from the coding sequence ATGCGTTTTGGAAAATGGTTCATTCTCTTATGTTTAGCGGTCGGTCTTTCCGCCTGCAGCCAGGGGGACAAGCAGGCGGCATCGGATGAGGAGCCCAAAGTGCTGACGGCAAAACTGGCGACGCCTGAATCGGCGGCCAAAAATGAAAAGGCTGTCATAAAAGCGACCGTCCTCTACGGGGAAGAGCCGGTTGCAGATGCCGATGAGGTGGAGTTTGAATGCTGGAAGGCCGGGAGCAAGGAAGATAGCGAGCTAATCAAAGCGAAGAATGAGGGAAAAGGCGTATACAGCATGGAAAAAGCGTTTCCTGAAGACGGCCATTACAAAGTCCAAGTCCATGTCACGGCGAAAAAACAGCATACAATGCCTGTTGCAGACATTAAAGTAGGGAAAGCGACGGATGAGACCGATGAAGATGAAAAAGAAGAAGCCCACCATCATTGA
- a CDS encoding S-ribosylhomocysteine lyase, whose translation MPSVESFELDHNAVKAPYVRHCGVHKVGTDGVVNKFDIRFCQPNKQAMKPDTIHTLEHLLAFTIRTYAEKYDHFDIIDISPMGCQTGYYLVVSGEPKVEEIVDLLEDTFKEAVEVTEIPAANEKQCGQAKLHDLEGAKRMMRFWLSQNKEDLLKVFG comes from the coding sequence ATGCCTTCAGTTGAAAGTTTTGAGCTTGACCATAATGCGGTAAAAGCGCCTTATGTCAGACACTGCGGCGTCCACAAAGTGGGAACGGACGGCGTCGTCAACAAGTTTGACATCCGTTTTTGCCAGCCGAATAAACAGGCAATGAAACCTGATACGATTCATACTTTGGAGCACCTTCTTGCATTTACAATCCGCACATATGCGGAAAAATATGACCACTTTGATATTATCGACATTTCGCCGATGGGCTGCCAAACGGGCTATTACCTGGTGGTAAGCGGTGAGCCGAAAGTGGAAGAAATCGTTGATTTGCTTGAGGATACGTTCAAAGAAGCCGTTGAAGTGACTGAAATTCCGGCGGCTAACGAAAAACAGTGCGGCCAGGCAAAGCTTCACGATCTTGAAGGCGCAAAGCGCATGATGCGTTTTTGGCTTTCGCAAAATAAAGAAGACCTGCTCAAGGTGTTTGGGTAA
- the yidD gene encoding membrane protein insertion efficiency factor YidD, protein MKTVFLLLIRFYQKWISPALPPTCRFYPTCSNYGLEAIEKHGAFKGGWLTIKRILKCHPFHPGGIDPVPEKKQKD, encoded by the coding sequence ATGAAAACCGTATTCCTGCTGCTCATCCGCTTTTATCAAAAATGGATATCACCGGCTCTTCCGCCGACCTGCCGTTTTTATCCGACATGCTCCAATTACGGTCTTGAAGCGATCGAAAAGCACGGCGCATTTAAAGGCGGATGGCTCACCATCAAGCGGATTCTAAAATGCCATCCGTTTCATCCCGGCGGAATAGATCCCGTTCCGGAAAAAAAGCAAAAGGATTAG
- a CDS encoding beta-class carbonic anhydrase, producing the protein MKLLDNILQFNQQFVERQDYQKYQTSKFPDKRMVILSCMDTRLVELLPHAMNMRNGDVKIVKSAGALVAHPFGSIMRSILVAVYELNADEVCVIGHYDCGMSKLSCDSFLDKVVKRGIPKERIETLEYSGVDFEQWLKSFDSVEDSVRDSVSVIRNHPLMPEEVPVHGLVIDPETGRLDLIVNGYPEER; encoded by the coding sequence ATGAAACTTTTGGATAATATTCTACAGTTCAATCAACAGTTTGTTGAACGGCAGGACTATCAAAAATATCAAACAAGCAAGTTTCCCGATAAAAGAATGGTGATTCTGTCTTGCATGGACACAAGGCTTGTCGAGCTGCTTCCTCATGCCATGAATATGCGGAACGGAGACGTGAAGATCGTTAAGAGCGCGGGCGCACTCGTGGCTCATCCTTTCGGAAGTATTATGCGGAGCATTCTCGTTGCGGTATACGAACTGAACGCTGATGAAGTATGCGTGATCGGCCATTATGACTGCGGCATGAGCAAGCTGAGCTGCGACAGCTTTTTGGACAAAGTCGTCAAGCGCGGCATTCCAAAAGAACGGATTGAAACGCTTGAGTACTCCGGCGTCGATTTTGAACAATGGCTGAAAAGCTTTGATTCTGTAGAGGACAGCGTCAGGGACAGTGTAAGCGTTATTCGGAACCATCCGCTGATGCCGGAGGAAGTACCTGTTCACGGACTTGTCATTGATCCGGAAACAGGCAGACTGGATCTCATTGTCAACGGATATCCGGAAGAGCGCTAA
- a CDS encoding GTP-binding protein produces the protein MKENLIPVTVLSGYLGSGKTTLLQHVLHEAHGLKIAVIVNDMSEINIDGSLVKKGDLIRTDEKLVEMQNGCICCTLRDDLLIEVKKLAENGGIDYILIESSGISEPIPVAQTFTYKDEELNIDLGKYCRLDTMVTVVDGSRFFEDFASGESLLERKQAADETDSREVADLLIEQIEFADVLILNKTDLLNEEEQEKLFWSLRKLNPDCRIISAAFAKVPLSAIMNTKSFDFEKASQSAGWIKELNEEHTPETEEFGISSFVYQKQRPFHPERLKRWLENWPPQIIRAKGFFWLASRNDTAGLLSQAGSSLMIQSAGPWIAASTEEEQKLAFEEDPNLKADWDETYGDRKTEIVFIGIDMNQEDIIRSLDQTLLTDKEMNSDWSALLDSLPEYI, from the coding sequence ATGAAGGAAAACCTGATTCCGGTCACTGTTTTAAGCGGTTATCTAGGGTCCGGGAAAACGACGCTGCTGCAGCATGTCCTGCATGAAGCGCACGGCTTGAAAATCGCCGTGATCGTCAATGATATGAGCGAGATTAATATCGACGGCTCCCTCGTGAAAAAAGGTGACCTCATCCGCACGGATGAAAAGCTTGTCGAAATGCAGAACGGCTGCATTTGCTGTACGCTGAGAGACGATCTGCTCATCGAAGTCAAAAAGCTGGCGGAGAACGGCGGAATCGATTATATTCTCATTGAATCTTCCGGTATCAGCGAGCCGATTCCCGTCGCCCAAACCTTTACGTACAAAGATGAGGAGCTGAATATTGATTTAGGCAAATATTGCAGGCTTGATACAATGGTCACCGTCGTCGACGGCAGCCGTTTTTTTGAGGACTTCGCTTCGGGCGAGAGCCTATTGGAACGGAAGCAGGCGGCAGATGAAACGGACAGCCGGGAAGTGGCCGACCTTTTAATTGAGCAAATTGAATTTGCCGATGTCCTCATTTTGAATAAAACTGATTTACTCAATGAAGAAGAGCAGGAAAAGCTGTTCTGGTCCCTGAGAAAACTGAATCCGGACTGCAGAATCATTTCTGCGGCATTCGCAAAAGTGCCGCTTTCGGCCATCATGAATACGAAATCGTTCGATTTTGAAAAAGCAAGTCAATCAGCGGGATGGATCAAAGAGCTGAATGAAGAGCACACACCTGAAACAGAGGAATTCGGAATCTCTTCTTTCGTCTATCAAAAGCAAAGGCCTTTCCATCCTGAAAGACTGAAGCGCTGGCTTGAAAACTGGCCGCCGCAAATTATCAGAGCAAAAGGCTTCTTCTGGCTTGCTTCTCGAAATGACACAGCAGGCCTTCTGTCCCAGGCAGGCTCTTCCCTGATGATCCAAAGCGCGGGCCCCTGGATTGCAGCGTCTACCGAGGAAGAACAAAAGCTCGCGTTTGAAGAGGACCCTAATTTGAAAGCGGACTGGGATGAAACATACGGAGACCGGAAAACGGAAATCGTTTTTATCGGCATTGACATGAATCAGGAAGACATTATCCGCTCCCTGGATCAGACCCTTCTTACAGATAAAGAAATGAATTCAGACTGGTCGGCCTTACTTGATTCACTGCCTGAGTATATTTAA
- a CDS encoding metal ABC transporter solute-binding protein, Zn/Mn family: protein MKKTFGIASAFILAAGLTAGCSSNGASSEQKENKDTLDIYTTIYPLEDFTKKIGGEYVNVKSVYPPNVEAHTYEPSSKTMAEISDSDAFIYSGVGVEGFADKAVSTLKNSDVKIVKAGEGIDLLSREEEGEHDEHAHGEEHGEHDEHAHEEEHEHGEAEGHDHHHDHGDHDPHAWLDPVLAEKMAENIKDQLVKLEPEHEKTFTKNYESLKKDLEQLDKDFKQTVDKADKKEILVSHAAYGYWEKRYGIKQISVLGLSPTEEPSQKQLENIVKTAKEHNIKYIIFESNVSSKISEIIKKEIGAESLTMKNLESVTKEDIESGKDYTAIMKENLDVLKKALSSK, encoded by the coding sequence ATGAAAAAAACATTCGGAATAGCATCTGCATTCATTCTTGCTGCCGGATTAACAGCGGGTTGCTCAAGCAATGGAGCTTCCAGTGAACAAAAAGAAAATAAAGACACGCTGGACATCTATACAACCATTTATCCGCTTGAAGACTTCACCAAAAAGATCGGCGGAGAATATGTGAACGTTAAAAGTGTTTACCCGCCAAACGTTGAAGCGCACACTTACGAGCCAAGCTCAAAAACGATGGCGGAAATTTCCGACTCGGATGCCTTTATATACTCTGGAGTCGGTGTTGAAGGATTCGCAGACAAAGCTGTAAGCACACTTAAAAACAGCGACGTCAAAATCGTCAAAGCCGGGGAGGGCATTGACCTTCTGTCACGTGAAGAAGAAGGCGAACATGATGAGCATGCACATGGAGAAGAACACGGTGAGCACGATGAGCATGCACATGAAGAAGAACATGAACACGGAGAAGCCGAAGGTCACGATCATCATCACGACCATGGAGATCATGACCCGCACGCATGGCTTGATCCTGTCCTTGCTGAAAAAATGGCCGAAAACATTAAAGACCAACTCGTAAAATTAGAACCTGAACACGAAAAAACGTTTACGAAAAACTATGAGTCATTAAAAAAAGACTTGGAGCAGCTTGACAAAGACTTCAAACAAACAGTCGACAAAGCTGATAAAAAAGAAATTCTCGTCTCACATGCCGCCTACGGCTACTGGGAAAAACGCTACGGCATTAAGCAGATAAGCGTTCTCGGCCTTTCGCCTACTGAGGAACCTTCACAAAAGCAGCTTGAAAACATTGTTAAAACAGCGAAAGAACATAATATTAAATATATCATTTTTGAAAGCAATGTCAGCAGCAAAATCTCCGAGATCATCAAAAAAGAAATCGGAGCGGAAAGTCTGACGATGAAAAACCTTGAATCTGTAACAAAAGAAGACATTGAAAGCGGCAAAGATTATACCGCCATCATGAAAGAAAACCTGGACGTCTTGAAAAAAGCTTTATCAAGCAAATAA